A region of Solanum dulcamara chromosome 7, daSolDulc1.2, whole genome shotgun sequence DNA encodes the following proteins:
- the LOC129895046 gene encoding receptor-like protein 51, with the protein MASSPDPFFLLIFFTLFLTIFTSNSLSSTSPSPLSSPSPKPSPISTHTSSSILDPKQLKALQSLNIPTGKNPCSPSHNSTTICDSSTPFRHIVSLNLINCSEDVALSLTALKSLSTVKDLGLLNCPISPIRLPSQLALNLKSFTCVNSLKKLTGVWLSKLQNVTHLTVSHVSIVASGPSIILDSIKNLQSVAISNANLTGYLPKHWHTNLSYVDLSANKLKGKIPNSLTELENLVYLNLSSNSLNGTIPVSFGDLSSLQNVSLSSNSLSGSVPDSFAAIPGLVHLDLGSNQLNGTIPKFISDMKRLKYLNLEKNNFHGVLPFNASFIKKLVVLKVGENSNLCYNHSTLSSKVKLGIAPCDKHGLPMSPPASKEINSDDSDDSDDYADDEYQHQEHSHGPSKVVLGISIALSSIVFLIIFLILLAKCCK; encoded by the coding sequence atggcTTCTTCTCCAGATCCATTTTTTCTTCTCATATTTTTCACTCTTTTCCTCACCATTTTCACTTCAAACTCACTTTCTTCCACTTCCCCTTCACCTCTTTCTTCTCCATCTCCAAAACCTTCTCCTATTTCAACTCATACATCATCTTCAATTCTTGACCCAAAACAACTCAAAGCTCTACAATCACTCAACATCCCAACAGGCAAAAACCCATGTTCACCATCTCACAATTCCACCACCATTTGTGATTCTTCAACCCCATTTCGTCACATTGTCTCATTAAACCTCATTAACTGCTCAGAGGATGTTGCATTATCACTCACTGCTTTGAAATCATTGTCTACAGTGAAGGATTTGGGGTTACTCAATTGCCCCATTTCGCCTATTAGGTTACCTTCTCAGCTTGCTTTGAATCTGAAATCTTTTACCTGTGTTAATAGTTTGAAGAAACTAACTGGGGTTTGGCTTAGCAAATTGCAGAATGTTACTCATTTAACTGTTTCTCATGTTTCGATTGTTGCTAGTGGACCTTCTATAATCTTGGATAGTATAAAGAATTTGCAGAGTGTTGCGATTTCGAATGCTAATCTTACTGGGTATTTGCCTAAACATTGGCATACAAATCTTAGTTACGTAGATTTGTCTGCGAATAAACTGAAAGGGAAAATACCCAATTCATTAACTGAGCTTGAGAATCTTGTTTACCTCAATTTGTCTTCGAATTCACTTAATGGAACGATCCCTGTTTCGTTTGGTGATTTATCTTCACTGCAAAATGTGTCTTTGAGTTCGAATTCGTTGTCTGGATCTGTTCCGGATTCATTTGCTGCTATTCCAGGATTAGTTCATCTTGATTTGGGGTCTAATCAGCTCAATGGGACTATTCCTAAGTTCATTTCTGATATGAAGAGATTGAAGTATTTGAATCTTGAGAAGAATAACTTTCACGGGGTTTTGCCTTTTAACGCCTCGTTTATAAAGAAATTGGTTGTGTTGAAGGTGGGAGAAAATTCGAATCTCTGTTATAATCATTCCACATTGTCTTCTAAAGTGAAGCTTGGGATTGCTCCTTGTGATAAACATGGGTTGCCTATGTCACCTCCAGCATCAAAGGAGATAAATTCGGACGATAGCGATGATTCTGATGATTATGCTGATGATGAGTATCAGCACCAGGAACATAGTCATGGACCAAGTAAGGTTGTTCTTGGTATTTCCATTGCACTTTCCTCGATTgtattcttaattattttcttgattctgTTGGCTAAATGTTGTAAATGA